Within the Flavobacterium sp. N502536 genome, the region TTCAAAAAACGAACACGGAGTGCATTCGCCCTTCGTGTTTCATTTATTGACGAAATGTTTTTATGATAAGAAACCTAAACCCGAGTATCTGATTCTTAAGAATTACAGAAAATCGCTTTTAGAAAATAAAAATTTCATTGAAGTAACTGATTTTGGAGCCGGTTCAAAAGTTTTTAAATCCAATAGAAGACAAATTTCTAAAATTGCTTCTACTGCCGGAATTTCCCCAAAACGAGCGGAATTACTCTTTAGGGTTACCCAATATTTCAAACCTAACAACATCCTGGAAATAGGAACTTCATTAGGTTTAGCCACTTCTGCCCTCGCCTTAGGAGATACAAATGTAAAAGTAACCACTTTAGAAGGCTGTCCGGAAACTGCCAAACAAGCGCAATTGCAATTGCAAAAATTCGATTGCAACGAAGTAGAAAATGTCATAGGTGAATTTGAATCTTTCTTAGTTCCTGAAAATCTAAGATCTAAAACCTATGATCTGATATACTTTGACGGCAATCATTCCAAGAAAGCAACTTTGGCCTATTTTGAGCTTTTGCTCTCCACAATTCACAATGATACTGTTTGGATTTTTGATGATATCCATTGGTCACAAGAAATGGAAGAAGCCTGGGAGATTATAAAAAATCATCCTAAAGTAACCGTTACCATCGATACTTTTCAATGGGGATTTGTCTTTTTCAGATACGAACAGGAAAAAGAACATTTTGTAATACGTACATAAAAAAAGCCAATCATCGCTGATTGGCTTTTTCATATACCTTTACTTTTTACGTATTACTTTTTGGCTGCTGCCGTTTCTTCAGACTTCGCTCCCATTCGGTTT harbors:
- a CDS encoding O-methyltransferase — protein: MLFQIKSYLKFLWNSKNEHGVHSPFVFHLLTKCFYDKKPKPEYLILKNYRKSLLENKNFIEVTDFGAGSKVFKSNRRQISKIASTAGISPKRAELLFRVTQYFKPNNILEIGTSLGLATSALALGDTNVKVTTLEGCPETAKQAQLQLQKFDCNEVENVIGEFESFLVPENLRSKTYDLIYFDGNHSKKATLAYFELLLSTIHNDTVWIFDDIHWSQEMEEAWEIIKNHPKVTVTIDTFQWGFVFFRYEQEKEHFVIRT